The Zingiber officinale cultivar Zhangliang chromosome 9A, Zo_v1.1, whole genome shotgun sequence genome window below encodes:
- the LOC122021335 gene encoding ribonuclease 3-like protein 2: MENDGAAAAAAAAAVAGEEHCGPLSSVAEIEGLLGYTFRDPSLLTEALTHGSHPDRPSYQRLEFVGDAVLGLAFTKFLYFSDPSLGSGKLTVLRSANLSTEKLARVAVRHQLYRYLRRHSAALDQLVVEFTDSVMAEREEEIGELSYGGSNNKARKVLADMVESIAAAVYIDCNFDLELVWKVFRVIMEPIITMENMNEHPVTILYEFYQKQKQGKRPEFEYSTDGLLHTANAVVDGVVIGTGVSPQKRIAKLNAARDALQKMSEMEADLSSI, from the exons ATGGAGAACGATGgggcagcggcggcggcggcggcggcagcggtGGCAGGGGAAGAGCACTGCGGACCGCTCTCCTCCGTCGCGGAGATCGAGGGCCTCCTCGGCTACACTTTCCGCGACCCGTCGCTCCTAACGGAGGCGCTCACACACGGCTCCCACCCCGACCGCCCCTCCTACCAGCGCCTCGAGTTCGTCGGCGACGCCGTCCTCGGCCTCGCCTTCACCAAGTTCCTCTACTTCTCCGACCCCTCGCTCGGCTCCGGAAAGCTCACCGTCCTCCGGAGCGCTAACCTCTCGACCGAGAAGCTCGCCCGCGTCGCCGTGCGCCACCAACTCTACCGCTATCTCCGGCGCCACTCCGCCGCCCTCGATCAATTG GTCGTGGAGTTCACAGATTCCGTAATGGCGGAGCGGGAGGAAGAGATCGGAGAGCTCTCCTACGGCGGCAGCAACAACAAAGCCCGGAAAGTACTGGCCGACATGGTCGAGTCCATCGCCGCTGCCGTCTACATCGACTGCAATTTCGACCTCGAACTCGTTTGGAAG GTCTTTCGGGTGATTATGGAGCCGATCATAACGATGGAGAACATGAACGAGCACCCAGTGACGATCCTGTACGAGTTCTACCAAAAGCAGAAACAGGGGAAGCGGCCGGAGTTCGAGTACTCCACCGACGGATTGCTGCACACGGCGAATGCGGTGGTCGACGGGGTTGTTATCGGTACCGGCGTCTCGCCGCAGAAGAGGATAGCGAAGCTGAATGCGGCGAGGGATGCGCTTCAGAAGATGTCGGAGATGGAGGCGGATTTGAGCTCCATCTAG
- the LOC122021933 gene encoding DNA replication licensing factor MCM3-like, which produces MDVNEEAMAAHKSTFRDFLEQHGSYMDSVRQLAECNGRRLIIATDDLRSYSLDFARRLIRSPAEYIQPISDAVTEEARRVNPKLKERYRVQVGFKGPFGFHRVTPRDLMSSFIGSMVCVEGIVTKCSLVKPKVVKSVHYCPATKQFTFREYRDITSTAGLPTGSAHPTRDENGNLLVTEHGLCEYKDHQTLSMQEMPENSAPGQLPRTVDVIVEDDLVDSCKPGDRVAIVGVYKAFPGKSKGSLNGVFRTILIANHVSLLNKGAHAPNISIQEAKKIKEIAKRSDAFDLLGNSLAPSIYGHLWIKKAVILLMLGGVEKNLKNGTHLRGDINMMMVGDPSVAKSQLLRAIMNIAPLAISTSGRGSSGVGLTAAVTSDQETGERRLEAGAMVLADRGVICIDEFDKMNDLDRVSIHEVMEQQTVTIAKAGIHASLNARCSVVAAANPIYGTYDRSLTPTKNIGLPDSLLSRFDLLFIVLDQMDPEIDRQISEHVSRMHRYCADDRGIGGHEKSVRYTEDDDGDVDTSVFVKYNRALHGQERKKGKKQKHERLTINFLKKYIYYAKNIYQPKLTDEASEHIATSYAELRDAGANAKHGGGTLPITARTLETIIRLSTAHSKMKLRTEVLKADVEAALQVLNFAIYHKELTDMEEREQRELEMKQKTDHDTDQNEYPDGSRSMVEPMDVDADHGVNEVELPPDRIEAFEAILGQHVMLNHLDQISIDEIEGLVNRETTNRYTRRQISFILERMQDSNRIMIMEGVVRII; this is translated from the exons ATGGACGTGAACGAGGAGGCGATGGCCGCTCACAAGTCTACGTTTCGCGATTTCTTGGAGCAACAT GGTTCTTACATGGATTCCGTGAGGCAATTAGCCGAGTGTAATGGCCGGCGTCTCATCATCGCCACAGACGACCTTCGTAGTTATAGTCTCGATTTCGCTCGAAG GTTGATCCGTAGTCCGGCGGAGTATATCCAGCCGATCTCCGACGCGGTGACGGAGGAAGCGCGCAGGGTAAACCCTAAGTTGAAAGAACGGTATCGCGTGCAAGTGGGCTTTAAAGGACCCTTTGGTTTCCATAGGGTCACACCTAGGGATCTGATGTCCTCCTTCATCGGCTCCATGGTTTGTGTGGAAGGCATCGTCACTAAAT GTTCTCTTGTAAAGCCAAAGGTAGTCAAAAGTGTTCACTATTGTCCCGCCACAAAACAATTCACATTTCGTGAGTACAGGGACATTACGTCAACTGCTGGCTTGCCTACAGGTTCTGCTCATCCAACCAGG GATGAAAATGGCAATCTATTGGTAACTGAACACGGGCTCTGTGAGTATAAGGATCATCAAACTTTGTCCATGCAAGAAATGCCTGAAAATTCTGCCCCTGGCCAGCTTCCAAGGACTGTGGATGTAATTGTTGAAGATGATCTTGTTGATTCTTGCAAACCCGGTGATCGAGTAGCAATCGTAGGGGTTTATAAAGCATTCCCTGGGAAAAGCAAAGGCAGCTTGAATGGAGTCTTCAG GACTATTCTCATAGCCAACCATGTTTCTCTTTTAAACAAAGGTGCACATGCGCCAAATATTTCTATTCAAGAggcaaagaaaataaaagaaatagcaaAGAGAAGTGATGCATTTGATCTGCTCGGGAATTCGCTTGCACCCTCAATATATGGTCATCTGTGGATCAAAAAGGCAGTCATCTTACTGATGCTTGGTGGCGTTGAAAAGAATTTGAAAAATGGAACTCATTTAAGAGG TGACATAAACATGATGATGGTTGGCGATCCATCAGTTGCCAAATCCCAACTGCTAAGAGCTATCATGAATATTGCACCACTTGCTATCTCGACGTCTGGTCGAGGCTCCTCAGGTGTTGGCTTGACAGCTGCTGTCACTTCTGATCAAGAAACTG GTGAGAGAAGGCTTGAAGCTGGTGCAATGGTTCTAGCTGATAGAGGAGTTATATGTATTGATGAGTTTGATAAGATGAATGATCTAGATCGCGTTTCCATACATGAAGTTATGGAACAACAGACAGTGACAATTGCCAAGGCAGGCATTCATGCATCACTAAATGCTAGATGCAGTGTAGTAGCTGCTGCAAATCCTATTTATGGAACT TATGATCGGTCATTGACACCCACGAAGAACATTGGACTTCCTGATTCACTGCTTTCTCGTTTTGATTTGCTTTTCATTGTCCTTGATCAAATGGATCCTGAGATCGACCGTCAAATTTCAGAGCATGTCTCTAGAATGCACAGATATTGTGCAGATGACAGAG GCATTGGAGGGCATGAAAAATCTGTGAGATATACTGAAGATGATGATGGTGATGTTGATACATCTGTCTTTGTTAAGTACAATCGAGCTCTCcatggacaagaaaggaaaaagggGAAAAAGCAAAAACATGAGAGACTAACTATCAATTTCCTCAAGAAGTACATCTACTATGCAAAGAACATTTATCAACCAAAGCTTACTGATGAG GCATCCGAGCATATAGCGACATCTTATGCGGAGCTTAGGGACGCTGGCGCAAATGCAAAG CATGGAGGAGGTACACTTCCAATTACTGCAAGAACCCTAGAGACCATAATTCGTCTCTCAACTGCTCATAGCAAAATGAAACTGAGGACCGAG GTTTTGAAAGCTGATGTTGAGGCTGCATTGCAAGTCCTCAACTTCGCCATATATCACAAAGAACTAACTGACATGGAAGAGCGTGAACAAAGAGAACTAGAAATGAAGCAAAAAACTGATCATGACACTGACCAGAATGAGTATCCTGATGGCAGCAGAAG TATGGTGGAGCCAATGGATGTCGATGCTGATCACGGTGTGAATGAAGTCGAGCTACCTCCTGACAG AATTGAAGCATTTGAAGCGATCTTAGGCCAGCATGTTATGCTCAACCACTTGGATCAAATTTCCATAGACGAAATCGAAGGATTAGTCAATCGGGAAACAACAAACCGCTACACAAGACGCCAGATATCATTCATCTTGGAG AGAATGCAGGACTCCAACAGAATTATGATCATGGAGGGAGTGGTTCGAATCATTTAA
- the LOC122021334 gene encoding uncharacterized protein At2g34460, chloroplastic-like, translating into MATTTTTTTLLRSLPFGSSLPLKSLSDLRSIPRNLSPSMAASMEATSEQIEEKTTRKKVFVAGSTGRTGRRIVEQLLSRGYGVRAGALDLDKARSSLPKDSNVEFVRADVTGGSEQLAEAIGDADAVICATGFRYSWDIFAPWKVDNFGTVNLVEACRKIGVNRFILVSSILVNGAAMGQVLNPAYIVLNVFGLTLIAKLQAEQYIRRSGINYTIIRPGGLRDEPSSGNIVMEPEDTLYEGSISREQVAEVAVEALFCPDAFFKVVEIVARAESPKRPLKDQFSAIRQK; encoded by the exons AtggcgacgacgacgacgacgacgacgctgCTTCGAAGCCTTCCGTTTGGATCCTCTCTCCCGCTCAAATCCCTCTCAGATCTTCGCTCGATCCCCAGGAATCTCTCCCCTTCCATGGCTGCCAGC ATGGAGGCGACGTCCGAGCAAATCGAAGAGAAGACGACGAGGAAGAAGGTCTTTGTCGCCGGATCGACAGGCAGGACCGGGAGGAGGATAGTGGAGCAGCTGCTCTCGCGTGGGTACGGCGTGCGCGCCGGCGCGCTGGACTTGGACAAAGCGAGGAGCAGCCTTCCTAAGGATTCCAATGTGGAGTTT GTCAGGGCCGATGTGACCGGAGGCTCAGAGCAGCTAGCCGAAGCAATTGGCGATGCCGATGCAGTGATTTGTGCAACAGGGTTTCGATATTCTTGGGATATCTTTGCTCCCTGGAAG GTTGACAACTTTGGCACGGTCAATCTAGTGGAAGCTTGTCGGAAAATAGGGGTTAATAGATTCATCCTTGTCAGTTCCATTTTAGTCAATGGAGCTGCGATGGGCCAAGTCCTTAATCCAGCTTATATTGTACTAAATGTATTTGGACTGACTTTGATAGCGAAACTCCAAGCAGAACAATACATCCGACGATCCGGAATAAACTACACGATCATAAGGCCAGGAGGGTTGAGGGACGAACCTTCATCTGGTAACATCGTTATGGAACCAGAG GATACGCTTTATGAAGGTTCCATCTCCAGAGAGCAGGTTGCTGAAGTTGCTGTAGAAGCACTGTTCTGTCCTGACGCCTTCTTCAAAGTGGTGGAGATCGTCGCCCGAGCTGAATCCCCAAAGCGACCTTTAAAAGATCAGTTCAGTGCAATTAGACAGAAATGA